A window from Nevskia ramosa DSM 11499 encodes these proteins:
- a CDS encoding alpha-E domain-containing protein → MLSRVAENLYWFGRYVQRAENTARLINVNANLMLDLPRRMPLGWAPLIEITGAEAAFKELYDEATEENVVRFLMIDPRNPGSIVTSLNNAREILRVSRDTMPRDTWERLNDIYFYVQERGESSILRTARQAFVQQVISGALLVYSVLTSNMSRDVGFQFLRIGTNIEQADMTTRILDVRTLRLNQNDDKLDLTPFENIVWMSVLRSLTAYQMYRRHLRTRVNGNGVVRFLLQNRDFPRSAMFCLDTIASTLPHLPNSRSIERTIDRTRGLVRDANIEGLMKMSMGVPDLMDEIQIGLNDLHTALADAYFSQSGK, encoded by the coding sequence ATGCTGTCCCGTGTTGCAGAAAACCTGTACTGGTTTGGCCGCTACGTGCAGCGCGCCGAGAACACCGCACGCCTGATCAACGTCAACGCCAACCTGATGCTCGACCTGCCGCGGCGCATGCCGCTGGGTTGGGCGCCGCTGATCGAGATCACCGGCGCCGAGGCGGCCTTCAAGGAGCTGTACGACGAAGCGACCGAGGAAAACGTGGTCCGCTTCCTGATGATCGATCCGCGCAATCCGGGCTCGATCGTCACCTCGCTGAACAACGCCCGCGAAATTCTCCGCGTATCCCGCGACACCATGCCGCGCGATACCTGGGAACGCCTGAACGACATCTACTTCTACGTTCAGGAGCGTGGCGAATCATCGATCCTGCGCACCGCCCGGCAGGCCTTCGTGCAGCAGGTGATCAGCGGCGCGCTGCTGGTCTACAGCGTGCTGACCAGCAACATGAGCCGCGATGTCGGCTTCCAGTTCCTGCGCATCGGCACCAACATCGAACAGGCCGACATGACCACGCGCATCCTCGACGTGCGCACGCTTCGCCTGAATCAGAACGACGACAAGCTCGACCTGACACCGTTCGAGAACATCGTCTGGATGAGCGTGCTGCGCTCGCTCACCGCCTACCAGATGTATCGCCGCCATTTGCGCACCCGCGTCAACGGCAACGGCGTGGTGCGCTTCCTGCTGCAGAACCGGGACTTCCCGCGCAGCGCGATGTTCTGCCTCGACACCATCGCTTCGACCCTGCCGCACCTGCCGAACAGCCGGAGCATCGAGCGCACCATCGACCGCACCCGTGGCCTGGTGCGCGACGCGAACATCGAGGGTCTGATGAAGATGTCGATGGGCGTGCCGGACCTGATGGACGAAATCCAGATCGGCCTGAACGACCTGCACACCGCGCTGGCGGACGCCTACTTCAGTCAGTCCGGCAAGTAG
- a CDS encoding proteasome-type protease, which yields MTYCVAIKVNDGIVFAADTRTAAGVDDVRTYNKLHVLEVPGERVFVILSAGNLATTQYVLAYARREMNDPNCKVSLRTVRHMFDAADYLGQLSVRAQKQSAESSMNVNVETTLILGGQIMGEDPSIYLIYPLGNCIAASPEMPFLQIGEIKYGKPILDRFVRPGAKLEDAARCALVSLDSTMRSNISVGPPVDVAIMERDRLSIAHSFRLDYDTPYYAALKETWARQLENAVRSLPKFDWEVQQSLALSMQHQQAAQAPMSQQAHQSTPTWPSQQGPNGAWLMSSAPAGSGQNSSQSQNRGSDRDAPADNDDGNGYSGG from the coding sequence ATGACCTACTGCGTCGCGATCAAAGTCAACGACGGCATCGTATTCGCCGCCGATACCCGTACTGCTGCTGGCGTCGATGACGTGCGGACGTACAACAAGCTCCACGTACTCGAAGTGCCCGGGGAGCGCGTGTTCGTGATCCTCTCGGCCGGCAATCTGGCGACCACGCAATACGTGCTGGCCTATGCCCGGCGCGAGATGAACGACCCGAACTGCAAGGTGTCGCTGCGCACCGTGCGCCATATGTTTGACGCGGCCGACTACCTCGGCCAGCTGTCGGTACGCGCTCAGAAGCAGAGCGCGGAATCGAGCATGAACGTCAACGTCGAAACGACCTTGATTCTCGGCGGCCAGATCATGGGCGAAGACCCCTCGATCTATCTGATCTACCCGCTCGGCAACTGCATCGCTGCCAGCCCGGAAATGCCGTTCCTGCAGATCGGCGAGATCAAGTACGGCAAGCCGATTCTCGATCGCTTCGTCCGGCCGGGTGCCAAGCTCGAAGACGCCGCACGCTGCGCGCTGGTGTCGCTGGATTCGACGATGCGCTCGAACATTTCGGTCGGCCCGCCGGTCGATGTCGCGATCATGGAACGCGATCGCTTGTCGATCGCCCATTCGTTCCGGCTCGACTACGACACGCCGTACTACGCCGCGCTCAAGGAAACCTGGGCGCGCCAGCTCGAGAACGCGGTGCGCTCGCTGCCGAAATTCGACTGGGAAGTGCAGCAGTCGCTGGCCTTGTCGATGCAGCATCAGCAGGCTGCCCAGGCACCGATGTCGCAGCAGGCCCATCAGTCGACGCCTACCTGGCCGTCGCAGCAGGGACCGAACGGTGCCTGGCTGATGTCGTCTGCGCCTGCCGGTTCTGGCCAGAACAGCAGCCAGTCCCAGAATCGCGGCAGCGATCGCGATGCGCCGGCCGATAACGACGACGGCAACGGCTACAGCGGCGGTTGA
- a CDS encoding alpha/beta fold hydrolase, which produces MTSLNLTSRSEFLRVRGLRYHLRRWGAERLPLLFLGHGFLDVSATFEPLVAPLLDRWQVLAPDWRGFGHTEWPQEGYWFHDYVADLDAIVNHYSPDAPLRLAGHSMGSQIVSLYAGLRPARVEKLVLLDGITLPDMPAALAPKRFLHWLDELRETPRERSYASFDELAGRIRRQHPQLSEAHAAFVSRCWGREDGYGKVTLCADPKHYRHGPGLYHAEDSNAVWREVTADTLFVDAGKSFVKMPPEQRAARVSCFRRHRVEVLPEAGHMLHFDAPEETAALVATFLSA; this is translated from the coding sequence ATGACCTCGCTGAACCTGACCAGCCGCTCCGAATTCCTGCGCGTCCGCGGCCTGCGCTATCACCTGCGTCGCTGGGGCGCTGAGCGCCTGCCGTTGCTGTTCCTCGGCCACGGCTTTCTCGATGTGTCGGCAACCTTCGAACCGCTGGTCGCACCGCTGCTCGACCGCTGGCAGGTGCTTGCGCCGGACTGGCGCGGCTTCGGTCATACCGAGTGGCCACAGGAAGGCTATTGGTTCCACGACTACGTGGCCGATCTCGATGCCATCGTCAACCACTACTCGCCGGATGCGCCGCTGCGCCTGGCTGGCCACAGCATGGGCTCGCAGATCGTCAGCCTCTATGCGGGCCTGCGACCGGCGCGAGTCGAGAAGCTGGTGCTGCTCGACGGCATCACCCTGCCGGACATGCCGGCGGCGCTGGCGCCGAAACGCTTCCTGCACTGGCTGGACGAATTGCGCGAGACGCCGCGTGAACGCAGCTATGCCTCGTTCGACGAGCTGGCCGGGCGCATCCGCCGCCAGCATCCGCAGTTGTCGGAGGCACACGCCGCGTTCGTGTCGCGCTGCTGGGGCCGCGAGGATGGCTACGGCAAGGTCACCCTGTGTGCCGATCCCAAGCATTACCGCCACGGTCCCGGGCTTTATCACGCCGAGGACTCGAACGCGGTCTGGCGCGAGGTAACGGCGGATACCTTGTTCGTCGACGCCGGCAAATCCTTCGTCAAGATGCCGCCCGAACAGCGCGCGGCGCGGGTCAGCTGCTTCCGCCGCCACCGGGTCGAAGTGCTGCCCGAGGCCGGGCACATGCTGCATTTCGACGCCCCCGAAGAAACCGCGGCGCTGGTCGCCACGTTCCTGTCGGCCTGA
- the holA gene encoding DNA polymerase III subunit delta, producing MARLNLSQLPTTLAKGLAPLYVVGGEEPLLAQEALDTIRAKARAVGYSEREVLDAEKGFEWGLLLDACNAMSLFASLRVVELRLHNAPDVAGGKILQQLASAPPRDVLLLIHVNKLEWRTRSGGWFSALETAGASLYFEAMKPGELPGWIGGRLKAAGLDAEPEALQLLAERTEGNLLAAQQEVQKLVLLHGKGARLNVDAIDTAVADSAHIDVFGWINKIMAGDARGAMRGLDTLRGEGMDIVPITLLLATGLRQLANVANLMARTGNAAAAVEAARIHKANQAAYTKAAERSTPNQVLGWLRKCAQVDAQAKSSGGQPQAWEELLTLIVAVSTTARKKAATARR from the coding sequence ATGGCGCGCCTGAATCTGTCGCAACTGCCGACCACGCTCGCCAAGGGCCTGGCGCCGCTGTACGTCGTCGGCGGCGAGGAACCGCTGCTGGCCCAGGAAGCGCTCGATACGATCCGCGCCAAGGCGCGCGCCGTCGGCTATTCCGAGCGAGAAGTGCTCGATGCCGAAAAGGGTTTCGAGTGGGGCCTGCTGCTCGATGCCTGCAATGCGATGTCGCTGTTCGCGTCCTTGCGCGTCGTTGAACTGCGCCTGCACAACGCGCCCGATGTCGCCGGCGGCAAGATCCTGCAGCAATTGGCCAGCGCGCCACCGCGCGACGTGCTGCTGCTGATCCACGTCAACAAGCTGGAATGGCGCACCCGCAGCGGCGGCTGGTTTTCGGCGCTCGAAACGGCCGGTGCCAGCCTGTATTTTGAAGCGATGAAGCCGGGCGAGCTGCCGGGCTGGATCGGCGGCCGCCTGAAAGCGGCCGGGCTCGATGCCGAACCGGAAGCGCTGCAACTGCTCGCCGAGCGCACCGAAGGCAATCTGCTCGCCGCCCAGCAGGAGGTGCAGAAGCTGGTACTGCTGCACGGCAAGGGCGCGCGGCTGAACGTCGATGCGATCGACACCGCGGTCGCCGATTCCGCGCATATCGACGTCTTCGGCTGGATCAACAAGATCATGGCCGGTGATGCCCGCGGCGCGATGCGCGGCCTCGATACCTTGCGCGGCGAAGGCATGGACATCGTGCCGATCACCCTGCTGCTGGCCACCGGCCTGCGCCAGCTCGCCAACGTCGCCAATCTGATGGCGCGCACCGGCAATGCGGCCGCGGCCGTGGAAGCCGCACGCATCCACAAGGCCAACCAGGCGGCCTACACGAAGGCCGCGGAACGCTCGACGCCGAACCAGGTGCTTGGCTGGCTGCGCAAGTGCGCGCAGGTGGATGCCCAGGCCAAGTCCAGCGGCGGCCAGCCGCAGGCCTGGGAAGAGTTGTTAACATTGATCGTGGCCGTTTCGACGACGGCGAGGAAAAAGGCGGCAACGGCAAGGCGATGA